One genomic region from Diabrotica undecimpunctata isolate CICGRU chromosome 9, icDiaUnde3, whole genome shotgun sequence encodes:
- the LOC140451129 gene encoding uncharacterized protein: MNSDGFEKWFANILPLLEDNCVIVLDNAPYHSRKSEKVPTTAWIKQKIKDWLRSKNIDFDEDMLKVELLQLVAPRKAEYNKYVIDELAKAQNKTVLRLPPYHCELNPIELIWADAKNFIAANNKTFKFADVKILLNDALNNITQEKWKNCVKHVQNTVEKKFWELDHIIEVMVEPLIIEIGSNGDSDSSSFS; the protein is encoded by the coding sequence ATGAACTCAGACGGTTTTGAAAAGTGGTTTGCCAATATTTTGCCCCTTTTAGAAGACAACTGTGTCATAGTTCTCGATAATGCTCCTTACCATTCGCGAAAAAGTGAGAAAGTACCGACTACAGCATGgataaagcaaaaaataaaagactgGTTACGATCAAAAAATATCGACTTCGATGAGGACATGCTTAAAGTTGAACTCTTACAATTAGTGGCACCGCGTAAGGCTGAATATAACAAATATGTTATCGATGAACTCGCAAAAGCTCAAAATAAAACCGTTTTACGTTTGCCACCCTACCATTGTGAGCTCAATCCTATTGAGCTGATTTGGGCTGATGCTAAAAATTTTATTGCTGCCAACAACAAGACTTTCAAATTTGCAGAtgtcaaaatccttttaaatgaTGCCCTTAACAACATTACCcaggagaaatggaaaaactgtGTGAAGCATGTGCAGAATACAGTAGAAAAAAAGTTCTGGGAACTTGATCATATTATTGAGGTCATGGTTGAACCGTTAATTATAGAAATTGGTAGTAATGGTGATAGTGATAGTTCAAGTTTTTCCTAA